In Gemmata obscuriglobus, a single genomic region encodes these proteins:
- the aspS gene encoding aspartate--tRNA ligase gives MAEWQRTHTCDQLREEHVGSTATLNGWVLTARDNGHQVFIDLRDRYGLTQVVFRKADDAELFACAQRLKAEWVLSVTGTVQKRLEGAARADIATGAIELEAKTLRVLNECPPLPFQVDEFGTELANEDLRLQYRYLDLRRRTLQKTLVLRHRLCKVIRDYMDANHFLEVETPLLGKSTPEGARDYLVPSRVFNGEFFALPQSPQLYKQLLMISGYDRYFQIARCLRDEDLRADRQPEFTQLDVEMSFVEREDVLSVMEKLAADIFDKCLGVKLPLPFPRLGYAEAMAKYGSDKPDLRFGLEIVDITDIAGASEAQFLKDAVAGGGVVRAINAKGGAAAFSNTALKPGGELPKVAETYKAKGLAWMKVEGGKFTGSTEKFFSDELKAKLKERLSAADGDLLLFVADKEAVVCDALGALRIHLATKLKLYKNWWDEKAEHEKAEKDKADAAKKKKEVYVPVPFQPRAEHFNFAWVLDFPMFTWNEEENRWDAMHHPFTAPMDEDLPNFWQNESLGKVRAKAYDMVLNGYEVGGGSIRIHRQDVQSRVFEIFGMTPEDAQGRFGFLLDALKSGAPPHGGIALGLDRWAMVIAGTTNIRDVIAFPKNQKARDLMTGAPAAVDARQLKELGVKLS, from the coding sequence ATGGCCGAGTGGCAGCGGACACACACCTGCGACCAGCTCCGCGAAGAACACGTCGGGAGCACCGCGACCCTTAACGGCTGGGTGCTGACCGCGCGCGACAACGGGCACCAAGTCTTCATCGACCTGCGTGACCGCTACGGCCTGACACAGGTGGTGTTCCGGAAGGCAGACGACGCCGAGCTGTTCGCGTGCGCGCAGCGGCTGAAAGCCGAATGGGTGCTGTCAGTAACCGGCACCGTGCAAAAGCGACTCGAAGGCGCCGCTCGCGCCGACATCGCCACCGGCGCCATCGAACTCGAAGCCAAGACGCTCCGCGTGCTCAACGAGTGCCCTCCCCTCCCGTTCCAGGTGGACGAGTTCGGCACCGAACTGGCTAACGAGGACCTGCGCCTCCAGTACCGCTACCTCGACCTGCGGCGCCGCACCCTCCAAAAGACGCTCGTTCTGCGGCACCGGCTGTGCAAAGTGATCCGCGACTACATGGACGCGAACCACTTCCTTGAAGTCGAAACCCCTCTGCTCGGGAAGAGTACGCCCGAAGGGGCGCGCGACTACCTGGTGCCCAGCCGCGTGTTCAACGGCGAGTTCTTCGCGCTGCCGCAATCGCCACAGTTGTACAAGCAACTGCTGATGATTTCGGGCTACGATCGCTACTTCCAGATCGCCCGCTGCCTCCGCGACGAGGACCTGCGCGCCGACCGGCAACCCGAGTTCACGCAACTCGACGTCGAAATGTCGTTCGTCGAGCGCGAGGACGTGCTTTCCGTCATGGAGAAGCTCGCCGCTGACATCTTCGATAAGTGTCTGGGCGTGAAACTCCCACTCCCCTTCCCTCGCCTGGGCTACGCGGAGGCGATGGCGAAGTACGGCTCCGACAAGCCCGACCTGCGGTTCGGTCTCGAGATCGTGGACATCACCGACATCGCCGGGGCCAGCGAGGCGCAGTTCCTTAAAGATGCCGTCGCCGGCGGCGGGGTGGTGCGGGCGATCAACGCCAAAGGCGGTGCCGCGGCGTTCAGCAACACCGCGCTGAAGCCCGGCGGCGAGTTGCCGAAGGTTGCGGAGACCTACAAGGCCAAGGGCCTCGCGTGGATGAAGGTCGAGGGCGGCAAGTTCACCGGCTCGACCGAGAAGTTCTTCTCCGACGAGCTGAAGGCCAAACTGAAGGAGCGCCTCAGCGCCGCCGACGGCGACCTGCTGCTATTCGTCGCGGACAAGGAAGCGGTCGTGTGCGACGCCCTCGGCGCGCTCCGGATTCACTTGGCGACCAAGCTCAAACTGTACAAGAACTGGTGGGACGAGAAGGCGGAGCACGAGAAGGCCGAGAAAGATAAGGCCGACGCGGCCAAGAAGAAGAAAGAGGTGTACGTCCCGGTTCCATTCCAGCCGCGGGCCGAGCATTTCAACTTCGCCTGGGTGCTCGACTTCCCGATGTTCACCTGGAACGAGGAAGAGAACCGCTGGGACGCGATGCACCACCCGTTCACCGCACCGATGGATGAGGACCTGCCGAACTTCTGGCAGAACGAGAGCCTTGGGAAGGTCCGCGCAAAAGCTTACGACATGGTGCTGAACGGGTACGAAGTGGGCGGCGGCTCGATCCGTATCCACCGCCAAGATGTCCAGAGCCGCGTGTTCGAGATTTTCGGCATGACGCCCGAAGACGCTCAAGGTCGCTTCGGGTTCTTGCTGGACGCGCTGAAGAGCGGTGCCCCGCCACACGGCGGCATCGCGCTCGGCCTCGACCGCTGGGCAATGGTGATCGCCGGCACGACGAACATCCGCGACGTGATCGCGTTCCCGAAGAACCAGAAAGCCCGCGACCTCATGACCGGAGCGCCGGCGGCGGTCGACGCCCGGCAGCTTAAAGAACTCGGCGTAAAGCTGTCGTAA